From Micromonospora auratinigra:
CCCGGTCGGCGGCGCGTACGTGATGTCCCGGGGCATCGTGGGCAGCCGGGGCGGCCTGCCCACGCTCGCCTCTCCCCTGCACAAGCAGGTCTACGACCTGCGGACCGGGCGCTGCCTGGACCTGCCCGGCGTGACGTTGCCCGTGCACCGGGCACGCTGCCGGGACGGGCAGGTCGAGGTGCGGTTGCGACAGGAGGAGTAGATGGCCGACGAACTGGCCGGCTTCACCATCGGGGTCACCGCCGACCGGCGGCGCGACGAGCTGGCCGCGCTGCTCCAGCGCCGGGGCGCACGGGTGGTGCTCGCGCCGGCGCTGCGGATCGTGCCGCTCGCCGACGACACCGACCTGCGCGAGGCGACCCGGGCCTGCCTGGACCGGCCGCCGGACGTGCTGATGGCGAACACCGGCATCGGCATGCGGGGCTGGCTGGAGGCGGCCGAGGGCTGGGGGTTGGCCGAGCCGCTGCGCGACGTGCTCTCCCGGTCGTACGTGGTGTCCCGGGGCCCGAAGGCGACCGGCGCGATCCGCGCCGCCGGCCTGCGGGAGCACTGGTCACCCGCCTCGGAGAGCTGCGACGAGGTGACCGAGCACCTGGTCCGGCGGGGGGTGGCCGGCCAGGTGGTGGCCATGCAGCTGCACGGCGACCGGCAGCCCGAGTGCACCGAGGCGCTGGAGGCGGCCGGGGCCACGGTGATCGAGGTACCGGTCTACCGCTGGGCGCCGCCGGTCGACCCGGCGCCGCTGCACCGGCTCATCGACCTGGTCGCCGGGCGGCTGGTCGACGCGGTCACGTTCACCTCCGCCCCGGCGGCCGAGGCCCTGCTCCGGGCGGCCGGGGACCGGACCGAGACGGTGCTGGAGGCGCTGCGCGGCGACGTGCTGGCCGGCTGCGTGGGCACCGTCACCGCCGAACCGCTGGTCCGCCGGGGGGTGCCGGTGAGCGCGCCGGGCCGGGCCCGCCTCGGCGCGCTGGTCCGCACGATGGTGGAGGAGCTGCCCCGGCGTACCGTCTCGGTGAAGGCGGCCGGGCACCTGCTCACCCTGCGCGGGCACGCCGCCGTGATCGACGGTGAGCTGCGGCAGCTGGCCCCGGCCCCGATGGCCGTGCTGCGGGCGCTCGCGACGTCACCGGGCAAGGTGCTGTCCCGGACCGCACTGCTGCGGACCCTTCCCCGGGGCGCGGACGAGCACGCGGTGGAGATGGCGGTCGCCCGGCTCCGGGTCGGCCTGAACGCCCCCCGCGTCGTGCAGACCGTGGTCAAGCGCGGCTACCGCCTCCGGGTGGAGTGAACCCGGCCGACGGTCCACCGACAGTGCCCCGGCGCGGCCCGTGCGGGCCGCGCCGGCCGCCGTCGGTCAGCCCACCGAGGCCGGGTAGCCGTGCTCGGCCTGGAGCCGCAGCATGGCGTGCTCGACGACGGTCACCAGCACCTGCTTGACCGAGTCGCGGCGGCGGGCGTCGCACATCACCAGCGGCACGTCCGCCGGGATCGCCAGCGACTCGCGGACCTCCTCCAGCTCGTACTGCGGCGCGCCGTCGAACCGGTTGAGCGCCACCACGTACGGCAGGTTGCGGTTCTCGAAGTAGTCCAGCGGGGCGAAGGCGTCGGTGATCCGCCGGGTGTCCACCAGAACGGCGGCCCCGACGGCTCCCCGGATGATCTCGTCCCACATGAACCAGAAGCGGGTCTGCCCCGGCGTGCCGAAGAGGTAGAGGATCAGGTCCTCGGCCATAGTGATCCGGCCGAAGTCCATGGCGACCGTGGTGGTCTCCTTGCCGGGCACCTTCGACGGGTCGTCGATGCCCACGCCGGCCGCGGTCATCAACGCCTCGGTGGTCAGCGGCTGGATCTCGGAGATCGCCCCGACCAGCGTGGTCTTGCCGACCCCGAAGCCGCCCGCGATCACGATCTTCGCGGAGATGATCTCCCGGCTGCGGCTCGCCCCCGCGGGGTCATAGTTCGCGAAGTCCACTTAGCACCCTTCCAAGCAGGTTCATCCGCGCCGCGAAACCCGTCGCGGGAGCGGCAGTGTGTAGCGTCAGCAGGCCCTCGGCCACCAGGTCGGCGACCAGCACCCGGGTGACGCCCAGCGGCATCCGGGTGTACGCGGCGATCTCCGCCAGCGACTGCGCCCGGCCTTCGCAGACCGAGGCG
This genomic window contains:
- a CDS encoding DUF742 domain-containing protein, with translation MEPRRDPRGALVRPYAVTRGRTEPLQNIALEAVLSCSATQVAEARFAGHDKYRIASVCEGRAQSLAEIAAYTRMPLGVTRVLVADLVAEGLLTLHTAAPATGFAARMNLLGRVLSGLREL
- a CDS encoding GTP-binding protein, whose product is MDFANYDPAGASRSREIISAKIVIAGGFGVGKTTLVGAISEIQPLTTEALMTAAGVGIDDPSKVPGKETTTVAMDFGRITMAEDLILYLFGTPGQTRFWFMWDEIIRGAVGAAVLVDTRRITDAFAPLDYFENRNLPYVVALNRFDGAPQYELEEVRESLAIPADVPLVMCDARRRDSVKQVLVTVVEHAMLRLQAEHGYPASVG
- a CDS encoding uroporphyrinogen-III synthase, which encodes MADELAGFTIGVTADRRRDELAALLQRRGARVVLAPALRIVPLADDTDLREATRACLDRPPDVLMANTGIGMRGWLEAAEGWGLAEPLRDVLSRSYVVSRGPKATGAIRAAGLREHWSPASESCDEVTEHLVRRGVAGQVVAMQLHGDRQPECTEALEAAGATVIEVPVYRWAPPVDPAPLHRLIDLVAGRLVDAVTFTSAPAAEALLRAAGDRTETVLEALRGDVLAGCVGTVTAEPLVRRGVPVSAPGRARLGALVRTMVEELPRRTVSVKAAGHLLTLRGHAAVIDGELRQLAPAPMAVLRALATSPGKVLSRTALLRTLPRGADEHAVEMAVARLRVGLNAPRVVQTVVKRGYRLRVE
- the nirD gene encoding nitrite reductase small subunit NirD; this encodes MSPLATLDWTPVCPLDRLDPDRGVAALVDGVQVALFHTGGELYAVDNLDPVGGAYVMSRGIVGSRGGLPTLASPLHKQVYDLRTGRCLDLPGVTLPVHRARCRDGQVEVRLRQEE